A genome region from Leifsonia sp. Root112D2 includes the following:
- a CDS encoding S66 family peptidase — translation MQILKPARLRAGDRIAVVATSWPGSTVFPAVYRAGLASLRDRFGLEVVEYPSTSFTPDAASASPEARAADLNAAFADPSIAAIVTVIGGDDSVRILPHVDVELVRTHPKILLGYSDTTTQLFWLAQQGLVTFNGPSVMAGLAQLSNLPGLEEHLRSVLFEPTSVLEYRPYDYWVGDYPDWREQAGTQVGERRRHEGWRWLQGTRPAAGRLTGGCIEVLDMMLATPWWPAPQFFDDRILFVETSEDKPTPAQVGYWLRNYGAQGILNRICGLVVGRPRGYSVNEKAQLDTIVLERLAEWGATDIPVLTGVDFGHTDPQIVLPHNVLAELDPEAGTFRLLEAAVL, via the coding sequence GTGCAGATTCTGAAGCCAGCGCGTCTTCGCGCGGGTGACCGGATCGCCGTCGTCGCGACTTCCTGGCCAGGCTCAACGGTCTTCCCCGCGGTCTATCGTGCCGGCCTCGCAAGTCTGCGCGACCGCTTCGGACTTGAGGTCGTCGAGTACCCCTCGACGAGCTTCACTCCGGATGCCGCGTCCGCGTCACCGGAAGCGCGGGCAGCCGATCTCAACGCGGCCTTCGCGGACCCGTCGATCGCCGCGATAGTCACCGTCATCGGCGGAGATGACTCGGTGCGGATTCTGCCACACGTCGACGTGGAACTCGTGCGCACGCATCCCAAGATTCTGCTCGGCTATTCGGACACGACGACGCAGCTGTTCTGGCTGGCCCAGCAGGGACTCGTGACCTTCAACGGCCCGAGTGTGATGGCAGGCCTCGCCCAGCTCTCGAATCTGCCCGGGCTGGAGGAGCACCTTCGATCGGTGCTGTTCGAGCCCACGTCCGTGCTCGAGTACCGACCGTATGACTATTGGGTCGGAGACTATCCCGATTGGCGCGAGCAGGCCGGTACGCAGGTGGGGGAGCGCCGTCGGCACGAGGGCTGGCGCTGGCTGCAGGGCACGCGCCCGGCGGCCGGACGCCTGACCGGCGGGTGCATCGAGGTGCTCGACATGATGCTCGCCACACCATGGTGGCCGGCACCGCAATTCTTCGATGACCGGATTCTTTTCGTCGAGACCTCGGAGGACAAACCCACGCCCGCACAGGTGGGCTATTGGCTGCGCAATTACGGTGCACAGGGCATCCTGAACCGTATCTGCGGTCTCGTCGTCGGTCGGCCCCGCGGCTACAGCGTGAATGAGAAGGCACAGCTCGACACGATCGTGCTCGAGAGGCTCGCGGAGTGGGGCGCAACAGATATTCCGGTGCTGACGGGTGTCGATTTCGGGCACACCGATCCGCAGATCGTGTTGCCGCACAATGTGCTGGCCGAGCTCGACCCAGAGGCCGGAACGTTCAGGCTGCTCGAGGCCGCGGTGCTCTAA
- a CDS encoding M3 family metallopeptidase: MADSTNPFLAPSTLPYQLPPFAEIRDEHYEPAFEHGFAEQLAEVEAITANPDAATFENTLLALERSGQTLMRVAEVFFNKSSADSSDFTNDLEETLAPLLAAHQDSITLNPALYARISTVHDQLDDLGLDSESRYLVERYYTEFTLAGAGLDEKGTARLKEYNRQLSTLTTRFEKNLLSDTNDLAVVIDDVAELDGLDAGEISAAAEAARERGLDGKYLITLVLPTGHPLLASLSNRAVRERVMTASRSRGIRGGENDNREVVLQITRLRAERARLLGFDSHAAFVTADETAKTPQAVADMLGRLAPAAARNARTEQEELQRQAAQSGDDITIESWDWALYTEKARKAAFDVDTAAMKPYFESERVLRDGVFFAANRLYGITFTERTDLVGYHPDVRVFEVFNDDGSQLGLFLYDLYTRDSKRGGAWMNSLVSQSTLLDTPTIVLNNHNVPKPAAGEATVLSYDEVNTLFHEFGHALHGLFAHVTYPKFAGTNVYRDFVEFPSQVNEMWMLWPEVLANYARHYQSGEAMPQELVDRLKASEGFNEGFKTSEYLGAALLDQAWHSITADDAVTDVADFEAQALAVVGLDNPAVPSRYSSTYFAHTFSGGYDAGYYSYIWSEVLDADTVEWFTENGGLNRENGERFRARLLGVGGSKDPLEAYRDFRGRDAVIEPLLKRRGLDA, from the coding sequence ATGGCCGATTCGACTAATCCCTTCCTCGCTCCGAGCACACTCCCCTATCAGTTGCCACCGTTCGCCGAGATTCGCGACGAGCATTACGAGCCGGCGTTTGAACATGGCTTCGCCGAACAACTCGCCGAGGTCGAAGCCATCACCGCCAATCCGGATGCCGCCACCTTCGAAAACACACTGCTCGCGCTCGAGCGCAGCGGCCAGACACTCATGCGGGTCGCCGAAGTCTTCTTCAACAAGAGCTCGGCGGACAGTTCCGACTTCACCAACGATCTCGAAGAGACACTCGCGCCGCTGCTCGCTGCGCATCAGGATTCGATCACGCTGAATCCGGCTCTGTACGCGCGCATTTCGACCGTTCACGATCAGCTCGACGATCTCGGCCTCGATTCCGAGTCGCGATACCTCGTCGAGCGCTATTACACCGAGTTCACACTGGCAGGCGCCGGTCTCGATGAGAAGGGCACGGCCAGGCTCAAGGAATACAACCGCCAGTTGTCGACCCTGACGACCCGTTTCGAGAAGAACCTGCTCAGCGACACCAACGATCTGGCGGTTGTCATCGACGATGTCGCCGAGCTCGACGGCCTCGATGCGGGCGAGATCTCCGCAGCGGCTGAGGCTGCGCGCGAGCGCGGTCTCGACGGCAAGTACCTCATCACCCTGGTGCTGCCGACCGGGCACCCGCTGCTCGCGAGCCTCAGCAACCGGGCCGTGCGTGAACGCGTGATGACCGCGTCGCGTTCCCGCGGCATCCGGGGCGGAGAGAACGACAACCGCGAGGTCGTACTGCAGATCACCCGGCTGCGCGCCGAGCGCGCCCGCCTGCTCGGCTTCGACTCGCACGCCGCCTTCGTGACAGCGGATGAGACGGCCAAGACCCCGCAGGCGGTCGCCGACATGCTCGGACGGCTCGCACCCGCCGCCGCCCGGAATGCCCGCACCGAGCAGGAGGAACTGCAGCGCCAGGCGGCCCAATCGGGCGACGACATCACCATCGAGTCGTGGGACTGGGCGCTGTACACGGAGAAGGCCCGCAAGGCCGCGTTCGACGTGGACACGGCCGCCATGAAGCCGTACTTCGAGTCGGAACGCGTGCTGCGCGACGGTGTGTTCTTCGCGGCAAACCGGCTTTATGGCATCACCTTCACCGAGCGCACCGATCTCGTCGGCTACCACCCGGACGTGCGGGTCTTCGAGGTCTTCAATGACGACGGCTCGCAGCTGGGCCTGTTCCTCTACGACCTGTACACCCGCGATTCCAAGCGGGGCGGGGCTTGGATGAACTCGCTGGTCTCGCAGTCGACGCTTCTCGACACGCCCACCATCGTGCTCAACAACCACAACGTTCCCAAGCCTGCAGCCGGCGAGGCGACCGTGCTCAGCTACGACGAGGTCAACACGCTGTTCCACGAGTTCGGGCATGCACTTCACGGCCTGTTCGCGCACGTCACCTACCCCAAATTCGCAGGCACCAACGTGTACCGCGACTTCGTGGAGTTTCCCAGCCAGGTGAACGAGATGTGGATGCTGTGGCCCGAGGTGCTCGCCAACTACGCCCGGCACTACCAGAGCGGTGAAGCGATGCCGCAGGAGCTTGTCGACCGGCTGAAGGCATCCGAGGGCTTCAACGAGGGTTTCAAGACGAGCGAGTACCTGGGCGCGGCGCTGCTCGACCAGGCGTGGCACTCGATCACGGCCGACGACGCGGTGACGGATGTCGCCGACTTCGAGGCTCAGGCCCTCGCCGTCGTCGGGCTCGACAACCCGGCGGTTCCCTCGCGCTACTCGAGCACCTACTTCGCACACACCTTCTCAGGTGGCTACGACGCCGGCTACTACTCGTACATCTGGAGCGAGGTGCTCGACGCAGACACGGTGGAGTGGTTCACGGAGAACGGCGGCCTGAACCGCGAGAACGGCGAACGCTTCCGCGCCCGCCTACTGGGCGTCGGTGGATCGAAGGACCCGCTCGAGGCCTACCGAGACTTCCGCGGTCGTGACGCCGTCATCGAACCCCTGCTGAAGCGCCGCGGCCTCGACGCGTAG
- a CDS encoding helix-turn-helix domain-containing protein yields the protein MNTTPDETPFSADRTIDLESLKVLAHPLRVQIIDVLSMYGPHTASGLAERLGESSGATSYHLRQLARHDFVREVVDRGTARERWWERAPGGISLDARKVADTEAGRAAASLVVRQWQSNRDMALAEFIDRGLDVLPGDWMDASAMNTANARVTAEQLDELTKKISRITDEFVEMHRGQNLPGSRQIQVQFNAFPLIDGEETPK from the coding sequence ATGAACACGACCCCAGACGAGACGCCGTTCAGCGCTGACCGCACCATCGACCTCGAGTCGCTCAAGGTGCTGGCCCACCCGTTGCGCGTGCAGATCATCGATGTTCTGTCGATGTACGGCCCGCACACGGCGAGCGGACTGGCCGAGCGGCTGGGGGAGTCCAGCGGTGCGACCAGCTACCACCTGCGGCAGTTGGCCAGGCATGACTTCGTTCGCGAGGTCGTCGACCGGGGAACGGCCAGGGAACGCTGGTGGGAGCGCGCGCCAGGCGGCATCAGCCTGGATGCGCGCAAGGTGGCCGACACCGAGGCAGGGCGTGCGGCCGCATCACTCGTCGTTCGACAGTGGCAGTCGAACCGTGACATGGCTCTCGCAGAGTTCATCGACCGGGGTCTCGACGTGCTGCCGGGTGACTGGATGGACGCCAGCGCGATGAATACGGCGAATGCTCGGGTCACCGCCGAGCAACTCGACGAGCTCACCAAGAAGATCAGTCGGATCACCGACGAGTTTGTCGAGATGCATCGCGGCCAGAACCTGCCCGGCTCCCGGCAGATTCAGGTGCAATTCAACGCATTTCCGCTCATTGACGGAGAGGAGACCCCGAAATGA
- a CDS encoding GNAT family N-acetyltransferase — MSITIRPLADGDFFSWLGLYEGFAAFYDTPLTDEKALRVWTWLNDANHEENALVAVDGEGTLIGLAHFREFTRPLASDRGLFIDDLFVAPDSREQGTGTALIDAVRTLAVERGFGVVQWVSASDNEAAQNLYDTVGKRTPWVTYEIAL; from the coding sequence ATGTCAATCACCATCCGCCCACTCGCCGACGGCGATTTCTTCTCATGGCTAGGGCTCTATGAGGGCTTCGCTGCCTTCTACGACACTCCGCTGACCGACGAGAAGGCGCTACGCGTCTGGACCTGGCTGAACGACGCCAACCACGAGGAGAACGCACTCGTCGCGGTCGACGGCGAAGGCACCCTGATCGGCCTCGCACACTTCCGGGAGTTCACCCGGCCGCTCGCCAGTGACCGAGGTCTCTTCATCGACGACCTGTTCGTCGCCCCCGACTCGCGCGAGCAGGGAACCGGAACGGCCCTCATCGACGCGGTGCGCACTCTCGCCGTCGAACGCGGATTCGGGGTGGTGCAGTGGGTGTCGGCATCCGACAACGAAGCCGCGCAGAATCTCTACGACACGGTCGGCAAACGCACACCGTGGGTCACCTACGAGATCGCGCTCTAA
- a CDS encoding GNAT family N-acetyltransferase, producing MSVQVRPVSSDDFFAWLELYAGYNTFYELELTDTKALRVWGWLTDATHELRAFLAVDETDTPIGLAHYRGFARPSSGTSGLYLDDLFVAQNARGRGAATALIEAVRERAAAERRSVVRWITAADNETAQRVYDRVATRTDWVTYDLNP from the coding sequence GTGAGCGTGCAGGTTCGGCCGGTCTCCAGCGACGACTTCTTCGCCTGGCTCGAGCTGTATGCCGGCTACAACACCTTCTACGAGCTCGAACTCACCGACACGAAGGCCCTGCGCGTGTGGGGCTGGCTCACGGATGCGACGCACGAGTTGCGCGCCTTCCTCGCCGTCGACGAGACCGACACGCCGATCGGGCTCGCCCACTATCGAGGCTTCGCCAGGCCGAGCAGCGGCACAAGCGGCCTGTATCTCGATGACCTGTTCGTCGCGCAGAATGCGCGCGGTCGCGGGGCTGCCACCGCGCTCATCGAGGCCGTGCGCGAACGCGCCGCTGCAGAGCGCCGATCGGTGGTGCGCTGGATCACCGCGGCCGACAATGAGACGGCGCAGCGCGTGTATGACCGCGTCGCGACTCGCACCGATTGGGTCACCTACGACCTCAACCCGTAA